One Fundulus heteroclitus isolate FHET01 chromosome 8, MU-UCD_Fhet_4.1, whole genome shotgun sequence genomic window, agaagaaaaaattcaaacaaaaataaaaatagaaatgacaatgacaatgacaaaaaaaaaacagcaataataaataaatagttcaGGGAGATAAAATCAACATGTTACTAAAGTATGCTATCATAACAATAAAAAGCTATAATTCTGCTTTTCAATGCTTTTCCCAAGCAAGATCTTTTAGAAGAGATGCATAGGCTATGCCAAGTCCTaaattcaatcaatcaatcaatcaatcaatcaatcaatcaatcaatcaatcaatcaatcaatcaattaatcaatcaatcaatcttaattgtcaactacaatttgcattgcaatggaaattacagttccactacaaccgtccatcacatacatttGGGGGGAACCGTTGTCTGAGGCCTTGCGCTGCCAAGATTGTCACTAAATCTTCATaaggaacaaaacaacaaacttttttaataaaatgtcgCAAACTAGCTGGAGTACACAATGTTGGTGTTACATCTGTATTATTACATCTAGTATTTGAAGAAATAATGcagttatttagtttttttgcaaGCTTGTATTAAATTAATGTTCCATTTTACGTTTTAAATTAACTATGTTAGATAAAGTTCCTATGTTTTTTTATGGAgccaatatttatttatttttacaaaaaaaaattggtagGTCACAAAATCTTATTTACTAAAATATCTATATCTTGGCTGCTACAACTGTATGTCcctgaataatatttttttaatgaaattttaCTCCTTAATTCAACAAGATACAGCATCAAACTAAAAGGAAAGCTGTCCTATTTGTAGTTCTTTCTAGTATTTAGGGAAATTATATGCTTATTTAGCGTTGTAAAACTATTTTTGCAATTAATGTTTTTGCTATTGCACTTTTTCACTCACAGTTTTAAGTTCTGCTCCAATTATTTAGTCATTTCTAAGTTTTTaggctcaaaaaaaaaaacttgtagtATATAATGATTCACTGTTGCACCATGACAGCTAGTTGGAGTTACTTTATTGTGTGGTACTGGTGTTAAGGTggtaataaaaatctaatacatacatttatctTTTAATGTTATTTCAGTCCACTGTTATTTACTGTCATTAAATCATAAAATCAGTTGTGTGTAGTTAAAATTTCAAGGTAATTTTCTGGTGAAAGCTGTTAGAAATATTGATCCAGGACAATTTAAAAGTAGAATCAACCATCAAAGGACGAGTATCTTAGTGTAAGTAATCCATTAAAAACTAAGACAACAGTATTTGCATCACTCATAtgtgtctttatttttcttaaaccaTCCCCACTGATTGACAGGTTAATTGCAAGCgcaggtttattttatttggactGTGGGCAGGCTGGGTAGAACGCTGGTCCAGAAATTCACGTAGCGCAACCTCAGCTTCTGTCGCACGTAGCTGGCATCCATCTTGGAATTGATCTCCACGAACTTGTGTCCAGTGGACGTAAATGTCGGCCAAGAGGCAGGTACGCTCAGGTCTCCTGTGTTCGGGTCTCTGTACGCaacaagagggaaagaaaaacgTCAGTGAAATAGTTTCTTTGCTTGACAAAGCATTTTGTGTCGTAATGTTACCCCGTCTTGGCAAAGTTGGTCCAGTAGGCGATCATGTATCCAGACAGGTCTCGATGTTTCGGCCAGTAGCCCAGCGGCGTGGAAAAGGGTTTTCCGAAGACGTACTGCAGGTCATCCGCGTGGTCAGCTCCCAGCCAGGGCTTGCTAATGATTCCCAAACGGTTGGGCTCAGAGAAAAGGTACGAGTAGGTGCGACCAGAGCTTTAATGGGgacgaaaaaataaataaaaattacctcttcaatctctttttcaagcaCTGTGTAAATGTAAGGAACAAGAAACATCTAAATAAACAGGGAGTGCTATTTGTAAAGAGTCTATCCTCACCCAGCATTGGAGGCGTGGAGATAAAGGGCCGCCTGAGTGGGAATCAGGAACATGTAGTCGGTTTCGATGGCCACCACAGTTTTCTTGATGGTCTCCGAGCTTGGATTGGACCCCCAGTCTAAGGTGTACGTGGAGAAGCCATTCTCAATACCTGGGGTCCCCTTCTCCTTGGTAAAGGCCGCCAAGAGCCTCTTGACATCGTCGCTTCAGTCAGGAGGAGAATGTTGGACATTTAGTTCTGGCAAAATGCATCGGATGCTGTGCGAACGTTCTTAGGCCAACTTCCTTGTGATCTTTTAAAGCGCTCTTCATCAGTAGTTCCCCAGTGCTTGTAAAGgtcttttaaagtttgttttctctGGCTTTCTGGTACCTTGACACTCCACTTTGGTCTAGAACCTGATTATTTTCAAGGGAAATGTATCTTTAGCCTCATTTTCCCCAGCAGCAATTCACAAAGACAGATTTTATTTCCATTCTTTGGCCAGATCAATGAAATATACCAACaaaattaaagacaaattaGAAGCATCGCTAAGAGTTTTGGTTCAAGAGTAAAACTGAACCAAAAAAGATGAGCTACCACTTCCAACTGCAGGGTGAACAAGTGACAGAGGAATTTGGGGATAAATCCTCCAAAGTCCAAAGAAGAACCTTGAAGAAAGCTTATAGAACGAACGACCAAGACcactttaaaatattacaagGAAACCTGAACCAAGCTGAAAGAAATTAGAGGCGGTTTAAAACTTTCAGACAGTTACAAGTCTAGTAGATACTAGTAAATACAGCTTGAACTCACACAGGGGTGACCAACAGTTGAGAGTTGATTGAAGGGACATCAAAACTTGCAAAGAAGTGTCCATCCATGTCGTTGGCTCCGGCCATGTAGTCGATGTCGGCAGCGTTGTGGAAAAGACTGGACGGCTCATCGGGCAGGAAGTCGCCATCGATCACAGGAGACAGAACCAGGTTGTGGACAAAAGGGTCTGACCGATGGAGAGACTGTCTCAGTTAAATGAGCTTTAACTGCTCAAACTAAGTACatatctgtttaaaatatgCCACGCTGCATAATAATAATCTCaagttttcttttcatgttttagCTGGAAGGCTTTCCATatagaaaactatttaaaataatgtattaatgtatttattaatggTATGTATTTCCCATTGTCAAATGATTTTGCAAAAGAGTGATTCAACTCGCTTTAATGTAAGTAATTAAAGGATGTAGTTCACTGAAGACTttttcagcaaataaatacatacagcAAATATCTTGTGACTTTTCCTAAATGTAATTATGaattaataaattacatttttttgttttgaaacaatTCATACAATGCTgcaattgtaaataataataataatataaataataataatataaatattaataataataataataatataattatttatgttgttgttgtttttatcattagTATTTGTATTCTCATTATTGATGAATGCATAATCCAGTAAGCTTTTTATCACCGACTTTATAACTGTTTAGTTATGTTACCACTActtgttaatatttaataaataagtgTCAAACAACAGACCAAACATGGTTATATGTTTATTCCAAGTGATCAAAATAGTCGGTATTCATAATATCTAAACAGCTTTCAAAACTTCTGAAATTCTTCCGGAAATTAAAATCTAGAGCACATTTAGCAAGTTAAGTGAATTAAGTCTTGTTCCCCCTCTAAggagaaatattaaaatatcttGATAGGCATTGAAGCACCAAAAGGAATGGCTGCAGTAACTATGCCAAGCCTCTGTGTGGCGCTGTAAGGCTGCcgtagaaatacaaaaaaacaaagaagaaggcAGAAAGTTAAAAATAGCAAAGTCTAGGCAAAAACTATTGAGAACATTTGTAAATTCATATGACAAATATTGCATATGGAGGAGTTTATAAAccaaaagtaatcaaaaagttGCTCATAATATTTTTTGCCACATAAATTAAATCTTTGCTACAGAAGACGGCAAACAATCTTCATCGCTAATTTGATCCTCTGAACTGTGTGTTGGTGTGCAGAGCTTACTCTCGGCAGAGCTGGACAAAGGGATCGAACCCGCCATGGTCAGAACCTTTGGATCGGTCATCTTCAGGCAGGAGGCCATTCTGTCATCGGTGGGGCAGTTGACTTTTAAAGCAACCTGGAGGAAACGCTCCAAAAAATGTCACATCACCGATGTCTAAAAGTATGCTTTTGAAATAATCCAGGGTCACAGAAGCCGTGTACCTCTTCAGCAAACCTGCGAGGGTTTCTGTTGACTGCCCAGGGGCAAAGGGAGACGCCGCTCTGGGAGATTGCTCTCCTAATAAGCCCCTTGTTGTGGGGAGTGATTGTCTGAAGGAGAAATTGAAAACACATCTAGAATGACTTTTATGTGCTGGATATGATCTCTGTCATACTGTCATTCATTATCCCGCATAATTAGCTGAACGTCGCACAAGAAAAACTTCTGACCTGGAAGCTAACACCAGCACCACCTGCAGACTCTCCAAAGATGGTGATGTTGTTGGGGTCTCCCCCAAATGATCTGATGTTTCTGTGCACCCATGCGATGGCCGCCTGCTGGTCCCACAGACCATAATTTCCTATGCAAGATTGAACAAGGTGAAGAATGCTTAAAAGATAAACAATATATCGGCACTAACTTCGGTATCAGCAATTGTTTAACATATCGGCATCACTCCGATATCTAGTTGCCCTTAATACGTGTGTTTAAAGAGGGGTTCGGTCATGTTAAAGTGACTGTGATGCATCACGGCcaggattgtgtgtgtgttttttttttttaaatgaagcagagatttttttttaaaaaagcagtgTGTAAGTCTAGCCTATAACCCACATTCAAACATTCAGTCAGAATAGTCTTCAGTATATTGGTAAATATCGGTTATTGGACATGtcagcaatattaatatcggaAATCGATATCGGCCCAGATTTCcatatcggtgcatccctgTTTTAAAGGGTACCAACCAGGCAAAGTAGAGTCTCCGGCGCTTAGGAAGCCCAGGGTTCCCACACGGTATCCCAGCGTCACCACAATGACGTTTCCTCTGTCTGCGATTTCCTGTCCGCTGTACAGATAGTTATCAAGGAAGTTAGTTCCCATCGAGTCTCCAAACATGAAAGCTCCACCGTAGATCCAGACCATGACGGGCAGATTGGAGGCCACTGAAGAATTAGGGGAGCAGTGTTGTCAGTCTCGGTCAAGTTTTGGTCAAAGTCAATGGTAAATCTAAGGATTTACCTGAGCCGATGTGAGGAACCCAGATGTTCAGGTAAAGACAGTCCTCACTGCCAGAGACGCTGGTCATGAAAGGGTTCAGCTGAAGGCATTTGTCTCTGTACTGGGTGGTCTTCAGAATACCTGACGAGGCACAAAGAAAACGCACAGtggcatttttaataaacagtATTTACACACCAACCCTTTTTTATGGGTGCACATGTTAATTAATTGTTAACAAATGGAAAATAATCAAATCAAAAGGCAGCAACTCAATGAACGCATCAACGTCCTGGCCGGATGAAActaaaaaaggacatttaagtGACCTTGAACGTGGCATTGTTGTTGGTAACAGAAAACATGGTTCAAGTCTTTTACAAACTGCTTATCTGCAGGGAATTTCACACACAACAATCTCTCAGATCAGCCACCCATTATACCCAAGGTATGtccaaaaaacatttctaaatgcaCAACACATTAAACCTTAACCGTCTACAACAGCAGAAGACCAGGCTGGGTGCCCCTCCGGTCAGCTAAGTACAaaaaactgaggctacaatttgctcAGATTCACAAgagtaggaaaataaaataaataaatctgacgTGACATGGTTTCTGCTGCCATATTTCCCTACGCATCACTGGTTTAGATTGGAGGTAGCGTTATGTGAATGTGTGCAAAGCGTGGCCCAAGGGCGATTTGCGACCAGGAATGATATGAATTTGGCCCGCCATAACAGGCGGTTCATGCAGATgtaattggtttattttttagtaggctaaattattacagacaaaaTCTTCTCATCATGGAAAATGTTGGGTACGACACAAAGTATTTGTCTATTAATAACCATGGCccagttttcattcattcattaaactTGGCTGAAACAACGATGGTTTTCAAAGACAGAGTGACCCAAACCTTGTTCTTATTGCTGAGAATAGAATAaattcttttctattttttttcaactgtgCAACAACATATTTTGCAAACTGGGTGAATTTCcttgaataaaataaacaagcaaaaccctttttaagCTATGGAttaacaatgatttacacatttatttcctacagaaaatttgaaataaatttgtttaatttatttattgcatgCCTGGTTTATTATTTACcaggtataaaaaaaattcaatcacATTCTATCCTCAAAATTATGTTTCTTTGGCCCATGACTTGATGATTTTAGCCCCTGTGACAGAAAGTTTAGACACTCCTTTCCCAAGACAATGTCAAAATGagtgttaaatattaaaatctcaATGAATTGCAACATTTCCACCATGAAAGGCTTGAATGACTGACTTTGTACATATAACTGCACAGAAAACTATTGCTTTCTGGTACATGTGCCTATACTGAGATGGGTTAACAGGCTTTTGTTTATTCTGCACCTTTTGCAGGGAATACATTGCAAAATGACAGACTTGAAATGAAATTAACAGACTTAATATCTGTCAGAGCTTTTAAATCAGTTCTGAAGTGATTTGAGCTTTATTCCATTATATGTACAACTGTTTTCTTAGTTCTGTCTTTAAATGCATTTCATTTTCCTATGATTATTTTAGTGGGGTTTTGTGTGTATCTATGTAACCTAAtgtacagctgctgctgcccatcttggccaggactcaAAAGAAAGGTTtctggcaaaaataataaagaaatattaaaataaagaaagcaaaccaataatcagaagaaaattttaaataaaaatgtgtactAAGATCTTTAGTTTTATGTCTGAATTTGTGATCAGGCTTATAAAGGCTTTCTGGCAGTGCGTGGACTGATCCGTCTGCTTTGATTATTCGACTTGGTTGCTTTGGAGAGGGGATCGTGTGCTGGGGGATCGTGTGCCGGGGGATCGTGTGCCGGGGGTCACCCACCGCTCCAGCCAGGGTGGCGCGCTGGCTTCTCAAACCGTCCAGGGATGTCAGCGAAGGGAATGCCTCTGAAAACATCCATGTAGCGCCGGTAGCCAAGGAGAAGATTTTGTCCCTCCACCATCCCTCCCTCGGTGGACACAACCCCGAGCTGCAAAGGTTAAAAACAGCGAAGCAGATTCACATGATGATGAGTCAAGAAACCAGCTTTTCATGCTTAAACAAGTGCTTTCTGTCATTTGAAGCATTTGATACAATTTCTCTTCCTTTAATATGTAAACTCTTTGCTTCGACCAGGTAGGATATATCTGCAGATGTGAATTTGAGCTCATTTAGACACTATTTTGCTCAATTTACCACCGGACACTAGGATCTGTTCATGAGACAGTTTTTGCTTTTAGAAAAGGACTTACAGAGCTGGCAGAGATGATTTCCAGCAAAAGGGAGAGAGGAACCAAAATCCAGAGAACTGCCATCAGGAATAACCGGGATGGTTGTCAGGCACGCTCTTTTTAAACAGCATCTGACACGACAACTCGTAATCATTAACCAGCTCATGTGTGAAGGTTCCTCAATTATTTTCCACAGCAGAAATATTACAGTTTgagaaacaaggaaaaaaactcCACATGGATGAGAACTGGCTTCATCGGAAATTTGCCAACATCTTCATTTTCCATGTttagaaaaaatacaaactacTGTATCAGTTTCTCAAAGCAAGTCAAAAATTTCCACTCATGGAAATTGACTTATGCAATGAAACAACCTAAAAATGGACATGTGACAGGCTAATCTTTAGATGTGATGCACTTTTAAATAGAGCCACATcttcaaggacaaataaaacaaattttagaGATGAAGAAGCTCAACATCTGTGCAGAGAATCTTAGCTCCCATTTACTCCCCGGGTGCCAGTCATTgtaggcagcccactgctcctgagggatgggttaaatgcagatttcattggaatgtatgttgcaatgacaataaagattattataattattgttaaatgcagagacaacatttcccctctgtgggactataagggaaatcttttttttttttttactttaggcTTTTACCATGTTTCTATATTTTCCAACacgtgttttttatttttattattttgcattaACTAAAAAATAACTTCATCTGCCACCGTGAAAAAGTATTGATAgatttcttctctttctgcctTCTTGTCAAGCTTAAATGTTTCTGATCGTTAGGGcggtgcataaaaatcgatacaaagattaatatcgatatacctcccaacccctggGGGGGCGTACAGCGCGCCATTACTGTTCAAAGCAaggaagagcaagtgagacgaatttgctgAATGAccaacaggattttagaagcgccttagtccctaaaatcagacgtttgggcacatttttggtttctgtgatacgttaaatgcattgaaccaaatgcactttattttcctgctaatatatcagtgttcaataaattgaacaaagtatatttggctgattttgttgattgaatgactttgagcattaatttgaaagtaataaatatcgatactggagtcaaatcaaatcaagctgagctatgtatcgagaatcgtatagaatcggctcatcctagatgatacccagccctactgaTAGTCAACCAAATTTCTAACAGCAGTTAGGTGTTAAAAGTGTCCGATAATCATCAGGGCTCCGTTTCTGCAGCGGCTCTGGAGCTCATTTTTGGACCCAACATTCAGATTCTGCCTCAGATGTGAGCCACCTGCCATGGCAGCGCGGTTCTGAACCAGAAAAAGGTTGCGTTGCTCCACCAGATCAGGGCCTCGCCTGCAGCACTGTGGATGtggctcctctctgctgagatCCTCACTTCTGCAGATGAGACATGGATCAGGACCAACTGAACAAGATCCTGGAGGTGAACCAGCTTTTTCAGTTGGATGGCTGGACTTCGCCTTAATGAGGGTCAGGAGCTCAATCAACCAGTGGGGAACTCAGTGTAGATGTAAAAAGGAGTCAGTTGAAGTGGTTCAAGCATTGGATCAAGATGCCTCCTTTGCAAGTCCCCTTCGGCAGGTTTTCCAGGTGCTTTCCTGTAGGAGAACCTCCTGGAGGGACGGGGAACTTAAGAGGATTCctcaaaatgagctgcagcgtTTCCCACCTACCAGCGACATGATTAgtaggggtgtaacaatacatcaaTATATCGATTAAATACTTAACAATCCAATTACAtcaatgtaaaatgaaaatatcgatCAGTTTTAAGatgcacctttattttgaaattcataTATATGACTAACGCGAACATTCTTCTAATTCAGAAGAATTTAAAGCGAGCATTCTTCtaatttaaaattagaagaatgctACTTTTGACTTAAATGCCTTATACCTgtaagagcttagaaataaaatggtcaaatcatattttattgtttttttttgggagtttatatcaatcaaacaaaacaaatcgaTATAACATATTATCGTGACAATGCTGGTGATTTACACCGCTACGGATAAGTGGGAAACAATGGATGGTTCTGGATGGATGAACCATCCATCCAGATGACTTGACTCTTGAGAAAGAGTCAAGCCACACCAGTATAGGCCTCTTTCAGTTGGTTTCCAGgttatttttgaataaatgttacGTTTCTGACTGGTTATCAGGCTCTACATGAGGCGGCCTGTCATATTTATTATctcaagttatttttattttgtttgaccACTTTTAAATTGCATTTGACATTTAATTACCATCTTCCTCTACTGTTTCATCCATATACATTTCCTCCTTAGtttcattttagtttaattCTACTAGTTCATCTTGGCTGGTTATAAATCTGCTTGTTGGCACTGAGATGAATTTAAATTAACATAGTCCAATAAAAGGTGTTCTGATAAATGAACATTATGCTGACTGCAAGCAAAGACTCAGCAGCTCAAACAAGCCTTtaagaatttaatttctttattcacattcaacaaaaaaaaaaaaaaatggactgaTCATTTTGTTACATATAGTCCAGGATCTCTGTCTCCATCTCATTTTCGCTCCCCTCAGATGGCTGAAACTCATCTTCCTCAttttcctcttcatcctctttGTTCTCGCACTCCCCCGCCTCatcgtcttcctcctcctcttcctcctgctccaCCTTTGGGTCTACATCCGTCACCGTCCAATTCAGATCTCCTTTCCGTCGTCTTTGGGGGAACATTTCTggaggaaaagaaggaaaaaatatgAGCTGCAGAATTATTAGTTTCAATTTCTGCAtcaatttgattaattttctGAATTAATTTAAAGTATAGACACGATCAGAGAGAGCTGCATCGTGTTTTTGTAGATCTAGAGAAAGTacaggtacactgcaaaaaatgtgaatctTGCGTAAAAGTAGAATATTTTTTGccagtcatctcagaaagtaaaactcatatattatatagaatCATTACACATGGTGATATATTGcaagactttatttattgtgattttgatgattgtggcttaaaagggacagtgtgtatctaatttggcttttaattagcaaaaatcaagcattgctttaataaatacataatcTGGCCAAGCCTAATAAcctcatataaaaaaataacagttttcataatttagaattagtagtttataaatatataGGTGTCAGCCATGTGCGTTTTCCTTATCTGccttctatatgaagacgtgctgtaggtggaggaggagtataaacaagcaaagacgaccgtagatccttatatttgccgttttctgttgaaatggaggaacACTCATACTGTTTGTCCAGCAGGAGGGAAGAGAAACTAAccaagaaaagcaaaagaagtcattattattatcaggtggagtgtggatttaaAACGGATGCAGAGGTTGCAGGGACAGCAGgtgagttaattcaatataaatgtGAAGTTTATTCTCTCCTTTGTGTCTGCGCGgagcggcggagggatatttcagccgGCCTGTTTGCGCTTTCTGTAGCGCAAAAATGGGTTTCTTTACTGGTGTTTATAGTCGTTTATTTTAGacgttcagaaacaagcccgAAAAACTGTGACTCCCGGAATTTACAagtaactttagaaaaaaaaaaaaaagaagcggacttggcaacagtgccaaaaatttcacacgatgaccgtGGCtgttagcagtagcttggtaccaaatacatggaggacatgtttacattgtcacatttatgacactcctCAGCATCTGTAGTCGTTATTACAGCGaggcaccactagatggtgtcGCCAGTGTGAAGATTTTACACAATGGGGCCAGCAGGAGTTATTTCTGGGTGAACGAGGTCTGAGGGTTTCAGGGGGATTTACTGATGCAGCTGCAGCTTTAGATCCTTACGGTTGAAGCCCAGAGCTGCAGCGGGACACCAGTCGGCGATTTTTGACGACCAATCCACAAAGTGAGACGCCAGTTCAACGAAACAAACCCTTCCTGACTACCTGGATCTCTCAGGCCCCACCCAGGACCCCCGATATGCTGCCCACCATGATAATAAACCAAGACATCCTAAATCTGGACCTTTTCTGAATGCTTACAGCCGTTGGGATTCCTCACGCGCCTACAAGGCCCACAAGACATCAGAACAATGATTTTCAACGCGACTAAAACAGTCGAGCCTAAAACAAGGAGATACTTTGAAGGAAGGTTCTGTTCGTACCTGGGTTCTGCTCCCTGACCGTCTTCTTAATGGTGGTGGAGATGATGTCCCTCAGCTTGTCCGTGGTGCCGACGACACACCAGCCGTCGCGCTCGTCACACGTCTGCTCCTCGCCGTTGTTCTGGTCGATCACCTCTTTGATGCTGGAGAGGCAGAAAGCGTCTCAGTTACCCCTGCGTTCGTCGCAGATGTGCTGAGTTTTGGAGACGCCTGCTACCTGTCCACGTCCAGGTCGCACAGCTGGTAAAACATTTGTCTGTGAGGAGGCAGCAGCCCTTCTCTGAAGATGTAAGCGGACTCCTGCGGGAGTGAGAACCGAGGCGAGGGTGAATGTAGCTGCTTTCAGAACAGAACAATCGCTCCTGCTGTTCTGTTCACTGACCTTCAGCTGGTACGAGACGGGAGCAGAGTCGCGACTCTGGCCTTCTGGTGCAGGAATATCCATCAGACTAGCAGGGGGAGGagctgaaaggaaaaaaaagaacatcttaGCAGATCTTAGACATCGATTGGTGGCTTTTAGCATCTACCTCCACCTCCTGCTGTGCTGAGATAAAACCTCGCTGGTTGGAGTCGgtaatttactccattcatcctcccagctATGTTCCAGGTTATCAGCTGGTTGTGGAAGCAGCTggataatttaataaattattttaccagattaaatgtcagtttttagtcttggattgtgtgaaataaatgtctaaataaatgtgtatagtcCGCTACAACTtacgtatgttttttttcctccttaagACGCATTTTTTGACCGATGCGACTTTTATACCAGCGTTATTTATattccgaaaaatacggtacataATGTTTTATCCTGTTCCATTACTGGTTCGCTTCTctcactggcttccatgttgGCAGGCCGCTGCtctttttgctgaaataaaataccaaatgatgCGTTCTGCTTTATGAACACTGAGAACTCtgatatgattggctcaggaaccaggaagtaaacacgggtcTGAACAGAAGTAGATtcagaccgtacctctaggtttgaaaaacgtgactaagacattgttgatggagaggaccgattgtttatagggaatgttactaacatcccaggtgacaaatgagaatcaTTTAGGCTGATATTAtagtaaatatcttatttatagCTTCCTTTAATTGTGAAGATTATTCAGTTTCTCACCATAACGCCTGGACTAATTTAAAATTCATGTGACAACGAGTGATAAAAGATTTTACCTGTTTTGTTAAGTGTGGTTGGCCGGCTGCAGCTGAGGGTGCTCCTCTTGGCTTTCACCGGTATGTTGGGTAGAGTATagccttaaaaaagaaaagaagaaaaaaagttagaaaTTACAGCTTAAGTCCGAACCTTATAACCTGAATGTCAGTAATTCTGTCTTATCCCAGGGTGAAATCATTACACAACTTTAAAC contains:
- the LOC105927443 gene encoding bile salt-activated lipase, which codes for MAVLWILVPLSLLLEIISASSLGVVSTEGGMVEGQNLLLGYRRYMDVFRGIPFADIPGRFEKPARHPGWSGILKTTQYRDKCLQLNPFMTSVSGSEDCLYLNIWVPHIGSVASNLPVMVWIYGGAFMFGDSMGTNFLDNYLYSGQEIADRGNVIVVTLGYRVGTLGFLSAGDSTLPGNYGLWDQQAAIAWVHRNIRSFGGDPNNITIFGESAGGAGVSFQTITPHNKGLIRRAISQSGVSLCPWAVNRNPRRFAEEVALKVNCPTDDRMASCLKMTDPKVLTMAGSIPLSSSAENPFVHNLVLSPVIDGDFLPDEPSSLFHNAADIDYMAGANDMDGHFFASFDVPSINSQLLVTPVDDVKRLLAAFTKEKGTPGIENGFSTYTLDWGSNPSSETIKKTVVAIETDYMFLIPTQAALYLHASNAGSGRTYSYLFSEPNRLGIISKPWLGADHADDLQYVFGKPFSTPLGYWPKHRDLSGYMIAYWTNFAKTGDPNTGDLSVPASWPTFTSTGHKFVEINSKMDASYVRQKLRLRYVNFWTSVLPSLPTVQIK